The following proteins come from a genomic window of Trifolium pratense cultivar HEN17-A07 linkage group LG4, ARS_RC_1.1, whole genome shotgun sequence:
- the LOC123882321 gene encoding 21 kDa protein-like codes for MEAFSTKIFLIVFAFSFITYSIQANESQQSNTLFIRNSCSSTTYPKLCYTSLVKHADSIQTNRVLLTSTALNVTLASAKSTSTFMSTLAKSHGLNPKEVAAMKDCIEVLSGSVDELRRSIDEISRLRTSNFELTMSDIQTWVSAALTDENTCTDGFQEINATGNIKTIVRGKIVQVAQLTSNALALINKLATSHP; via the coding sequence ATGGAAGCCTTTTCTACAAAGATCTTTCTAATAGTTTTTGCCTTTAGTTTCATCACATACTCTATCCAAGCAAATGAAAGCCAACAATCCAACACATTATTCATTAGAAATTCTTGTAGTTCAACAACTTATCCAAAATTATGTTACACTTCCCTAGTGAAACACGCCGattccattcaaacaaatcGTGTACTCTTAACAAGCACGGCTTTGAACGTGACTCTTGCATCAGCAAAATCAACATCGACTTTCATGTCAACTCTCGCTAAAAGCCATGGACTGAATCCGAAAGAGGTTGCGGCTATGAAGGATTGCATAGAAGTGCTAAGTGGATCCGTTGATGAACTCCGAAGGTCTATCGATGAGATTAGTCGTCTTAGAACTTCAAATTTTGAACTAACGATGAGTGATATACAAACTTGGGTTAGTGCTGCTTTGACGGATGAGAACACTTGTACCGACGGATTCCAAGAGATTAATGCAACGGGGAATATTAAGACAATAGTTAGAGGGAAAATTGTCCAAGTAGCTCAATTGACTAGCAATGCTTTGGCTTTGATAAATAAACTTGCTACTTCACATCCTTAA